In a genomic window of Candidatus Thiothrix sulfatifontis:
- a CDS encoding Fic family protein translates to MQDLHWQIPPNPATALMLAKRQLSEFVCDAVNLEGINMTLPEVQTLLDGITVGGHKLSDQQITVNQGNAWRLLFSWLERGEFTVSAEKACALHAAAGKEEALEWGRFRSGGVFIAGTDYMPPPVAELPARFEAMVADLAHIDDIYDQAIHIFLTMARCQFFYDVNKRMGRFMMNGHLLQHGYPAINLPAKRQLEFNTLMLAFYDSGDETAMNAFMRSCMDERVLRIMREA, encoded by the coding sequence ATGCAAGACCTCCACTGGCAAATCCCCCCCAACCCCGCCACCGCCCTAATGCTGGCAAAACGCCAACTCAGCGAATTCGTCTGCGATGCGGTCAATCTGGAAGGCATCAACATGACCTTGCCAGAAGTCCAAACCCTACTGGATGGCATCACGGTGGGCGGACACAAACTTTCCGACCAGCAAATCACCGTCAACCAAGGCAACGCATGGCGGCTGTTGTTTAGCTGGCTCGAACGCGGCGAATTCACCGTTTCCGCCGAAAAAGCCTGCGCACTCCACGCTGCTGCGGGCAAAGAAGAAGCATTAGAATGGGGACGCTTCCGCTCCGGCGGGGTATTCATCGCGGGAACAGATTACATGCCGCCACCCGTCGCCGAATTACCCGCCCGTTTCGAGGCAATGGTTGCCGACCTTGCCCACATCGACGACATTTACGACCAAGCCATTCACATCTTCCTAACGATGGCGCGTTGCCAGTTTTTCTACGACGTGAACAAGCGCATGGGGCGTTTTATGATGAACGGGCATTTGCTCCAACACGGCTATCCCGCGATCAATTTACCCGCCAAACGCCAACTGGAATTCAACACCTTGATGCTGGCGTTTTATGATTCGGGTGATGAAACCGCGATGAATGCGTTTATGCGTTCGTGCATGGATGAGCGGGTGCTGCGGATTATGCGCGAGGCATGA